The following are encoded together in the Candidatus Tumulicola sp. genome:
- a CDS encoding dihydroorotate dehydrogenase electron transfer subunit, which yields MQPALDHNARVHVTSVIDRRVVAPGVISLGFRAPELARAARGGHYVMAVPPTGEAAAVALGIYEADDNRISLLFFLTGKRTRELGALRPGDELSMFGPLGNGFDLTKPPKRATIVAGGVGIASVLLAAEELLRAGSRVELLYGARSSAYLVDAKRFARLGCDVAVSTDDGSAGHHGFVTQLLEQRKPPELLLACGPSPMLRAVAASAARMGVRAQLSLEETFACGVGGCWGCVVPLSAESAQAPSFPPGDRGGSDVVYARICKEGPVFWSDELRW from the coding sequence ATGCAGCCGGCGCTCGATCACAACGCTCGCGTACACGTCACATCCGTCATCGATCGGCGCGTCGTTGCGCCCGGCGTGATTTCTCTAGGATTTCGCGCGCCCGAACTCGCACGCGCGGCGCGCGGCGGGCACTATGTGATGGCGGTTCCTCCAACCGGCGAAGCGGCCGCCGTCGCGCTCGGAATCTACGAAGCAGACGACAATCGTATCAGCTTGTTGTTTTTCTTGACGGGCAAGCGAACGCGTGAGTTGGGCGCGTTGCGTCCGGGCGACGAGCTATCGATGTTCGGCCCGCTGGGTAACGGCTTCGATCTCACCAAGCCTCCGAAGCGCGCCACGATCGTTGCGGGAGGCGTCGGCATCGCATCGGTATTACTGGCTGCCGAGGAGTTGTTGCGCGCCGGTTCGCGTGTGGAACTGCTGTATGGCGCCCGGTCGTCCGCCTACTTGGTCGACGCCAAGCGGTTCGCGCGGCTCGGCTGCGACGTTGCCGTATCGACCGACGACGGCAGCGCCGGGCATCATGGTTTTGTCACCCAGCTGCTCGAGCAGCGCAAGCCTCCCGAATTGTTGCTGGCCTGCGGTCCATCTCCGATGTTGCGCGCCGTTGCCGCGTCGGCGGCTCGCATGGGCGTGCGAGCGCAACTTTCACTCGAGGAAACCTTTGCGTGCGGCGTCGGCGGCTGCTGGGGTTGCGTGGTGCCGCTCTCGGCAGAGAGCGCGCAAGCGCCGAGTTTCCCGCCAGGCGATCGCGGCGGCAGCGACGTCGTGTACGCACGAATCTGTAAGGAGGGTCCGGTCTTTTGGAGCGACGAGCTGCGGTGGTAG
- a CDS encoding dihydroorotate dehydrogenase translates to MTAIAMPDLSVRLGKLELPYPTLMGSGCYGSGDEFASFADLRKIGAVVLKSVTREPRLGNPTPRLVHVAAGMLNAIGLQNPGIDWYLEHDVPKFAGRPCVLIGSVAGFSIDDYAYVCERLASRDEIAAIEVNISCPNVASEGETFACDPRLTEKVVRAVRSTTDKTLIVKLSPNVTDIAGIARAAEAAGADALAVVNTVRGMAIDVETWRPRLGNVTGGLSGPAIRPIAVLAVYEVARAVKIPIVGQGGIETVSDALEFLLAGASAIGIGTANFTDPRVPERIVAGLSDYLQRRGLSTIAELTGKANVGRLSAAQIEGDAG, encoded by the coding sequence ATGACGGCGATCGCAATGCCCGATCTGTCGGTGCGCCTGGGCAAACTCGAATTGCCGTATCCGACGCTGATGGGCAGCGGCTGCTACGGTTCGGGCGACGAGTTCGCCTCGTTCGCCGATTTACGCAAGATCGGCGCGGTGGTGCTCAAGAGCGTCACGCGCGAGCCGCGGCTCGGCAATCCGACGCCGCGCCTGGTGCACGTTGCCGCCGGAATGCTCAACGCGATCGGATTACAGAATCCGGGCATCGATTGGTATCTCGAACACGACGTGCCGAAGTTTGCCGGACGTCCGTGCGTCCTGATCGGCAGTGTCGCCGGCTTCTCGATCGACGATTACGCCTACGTTTGCGAACGCTTGGCATCGCGCGACGAGATCGCTGCGATCGAAGTGAACATTTCGTGTCCGAACGTGGCCAGCGAAGGCGAGACGTTCGCGTGCGATCCGCGCCTGACGGAAAAAGTCGTGCGCGCCGTGCGTTCGACCACCGATAAAACGCTGATCGTCAAACTGTCGCCCAACGTCACCGACATCGCTGGCATCGCGCGGGCGGCCGAGGCGGCCGGCGCCGATGCGCTGGCGGTCGTCAACACCGTGCGCGGCATGGCGATCGACGTCGAGACATGGCGTCCGCGTCTGGGGAACGTCACGGGCGGCCTGTCGGGCCCGGCGATTCGGCCGATCGCCGTGTTGGCAGTGTACGAAGTCGCGCGCGCGGTGAAGATTCCGATCGTGGGACAGGGTGGAATCGAAACCGTCTCCGATGCGCTGGAGTTTCTCCTGGCGGGTGCGAGCGCAATCGGAATCGGAACCGCGAATTTTACGGACCCGCGCGTACCGGAACGCATCGTAGCCGGGCTATCGGACTACTTACAGCGGCGCGGCTTGTCCACGATTGCCGAGTTGACGGGCAAAGCCAACGTCGGGCGCTTGAGCGCCGCACAAATCGAAGGAGATGCTGGATAG
- the pyrF gene encoding orotidine-5'-phosphate decarboxylase, which produces MAPQLIVALDVPDAAAAESLVDRLYDLDPIFKIGLEALCSYPERIFSYCEARDVRIFVDAKLHDIPRTVAAAIRGLVRTNVKIINVHALGGNEMMQAAVEAAGERAAELGIAAPKIFAVTILTSIAPEDLNELGLQGGPGENATRLAALARDAGCAGVVCAVPEVRDLKNFFGENFLTLTPGIRPRGSDHNDQKRVVTPADAAAAGADYVVVGRPITQTEDPLAAARAILDELDGVAVV; this is translated from the coding sequence ATGGCACCGCAACTCATCGTCGCGCTCGACGTGCCGGACGCCGCTGCGGCCGAATCCCTGGTCGATCGCCTGTACGACCTCGACCCAATCTTCAAAATCGGACTCGAGGCGCTCTGCTCGTATCCGGAGCGCATCTTTTCATACTGCGAAGCGCGCGACGTGCGGATCTTCGTCGATGCAAAACTGCACGATATTCCGCGCACCGTCGCTGCCGCGATACGCGGCCTCGTACGGACAAACGTCAAGATCATCAACGTGCACGCGCTCGGTGGCAACGAGATGATGCAGGCGGCGGTCGAGGCGGCCGGCGAGCGTGCGGCCGAACTCGGTATCGCGGCACCGAAGATCTTCGCCGTCACGATTCTTACCAGCATCGCACCGGAAGATCTCAACGAGCTGGGTCTACAAGGCGGCCCGGGAGAAAATGCGACGCGACTCGCGGCGCTCGCGCGCGATGCGGGTTGTGCCGGCGTCGTGTGCGCCGTGCCGGAAGTACGCGACTTGAAAAACTTCTTCGGAGAAAACTTTCTGACGCTGACGCCCGGCATCCGGCCTCGCGGCAGCGATCACAACGATCAGAAGCGCGTGGTGACGCCGGCCGACGCCGCCGCCGCCGGCGCCGATTACGTCGTTGTCGGACGACCGATCACACAGACCGAAGATCCGCTAGCTGCAGCGCGCGCGATTCTCGACGAATTAGACGGCGTTGCCGTCGTGTGA
- the pyrE gene encoding orotate phosphoribosyltransferase, with the protein MSISAELTQRLAERGALLQGHFRLSSGRHSDRYISKFRILEDPKLVEPLAAEIARAFADARPTVVVSAAVGGIVLGYETARSLGVSGIFVEKEDGRAVLRRGFALNARDRVLIVEDVVTTGLSVREVIDVVRATGAQVVGVGAIVVRGTAEFGVPTVALLHMPLESYDPSECPLCAAEVPIDDPGSRRT; encoded by the coding sequence GTGAGCATTTCAGCCGAACTCACGCAGCGGTTGGCCGAACGTGGCGCGTTGCTGCAGGGTCATTTCCGGCTAAGCTCCGGACGTCACAGCGATCGCTACATTTCGAAGTTCAGAATTCTCGAAGATCCTAAGCTCGTCGAACCGCTCGCGGCCGAAATCGCGCGCGCCTTTGCCGATGCGCGTCCAACGGTCGTGGTGAGTGCCGCCGTCGGCGGAATCGTGCTGGGTTACGAAACGGCGCGCAGCCTCGGCGTTAGCGGAATTTTCGTCGAAAAAGAAGATGGGCGCGCCGTGTTGCGTCGAGGCTTTGCGTTGAACGCACGCGATCGCGTGCTAATCGTGGAAGACGTCGTCACCACAGGATTATCGGTGCGCGAGGTGATCGACGTCGTGCGTGCGACCGGCGCGCAGGTGGTCGGCGTCGGTGCGATCGTAGTGCGCGGGACCGCTGAATTCGGCGTTCCGACCGTCGCACTACTGCACATGCCGTTGGAATCGTACGATCCGAGCGAATGTCCGTTGTGCGCCGCGGAGGTTCCGATCGACGATCCCGGCTCGCGCCGGACTTGA
- a CDS encoding GNAT family N-acetyltransferase — protein sequence MTPSVRTGNAADWPFVSDLGRRTASSSIASVRPAPERFVVNAFDRLIDTIRAQSHVVLIAEVDGRPAGFLLMLDGLPDDVTGLPQAFVAYMAVEPQLQRSGIGAALLQAAERKAIELGLPYIALMVTEENTAAQALYGSGGYATERRLLSKRL from the coding sequence TTGACCCCGAGCGTCCGAACCGGAAACGCCGCCGACTGGCCGTTCGTCAGCGATCTCGGGCGGCGAACCGCGTCGAGCAGCATCGCTTCGGTGCGACCGGCGCCGGAGCGTTTCGTGGTGAATGCGTTCGACCGGCTGATCGACACGATTCGAGCTCAATCGCACGTGGTGCTGATCGCCGAGGTAGACGGCCGCCCGGCGGGGTTTTTGCTGATGCTCGACGGGCTGCCGGACGACGTGACCGGCTTGCCGCAAGCGTTCGTGGCGTATATGGCGGTCGAACCGCAGTTGCAGCGCTCCGGCATTGGTGCGGCACTGTTGCAAGCGGCCGAGCGTAAAGCAATCGAGCTAGGCCTGCCGTATATAGCCCTCATGGTAACCGAGGAGAACACCGCGGCGCAGGCGCTGTACGGAAGCGGCGGCTACGCCACCGAGCGGCGGCTGTTGAGTAAACGGCTCTGA
- a CDS encoding AI-2E family transporter, translated as MLAAVWVAAHIPRTISIFTIAAFIAFGVGPVARRLEKHMPKPLAIAAVFAVLFLAIAVAMLFVVPLTIDQVQLLATNLPSYATAAQSFIGGAQHSLSEHFPQLQLPQANLSVSSFTGTKLTGFVAAALASLGTIAINTAAGLFVAFSAIILSFFFLLNDSQIVEWFAGMFPPNKRETARKLSAEVTQLFGNYIAGQIAVSAITGFVIAVASAAIGFKFSLILGIISAVAYAIPIIGMLIAEIVAVPMCLPQGVWMVLWVQVIMFGMARISDNVLVPKIMGQSVGVSPIGAMFAVFAGGELFGIPGLILGIPVAALIKILWRYFMAPWLHAQLDRN; from the coding sequence TTGCTGGCAGCCGTTTGGGTGGCCGCACACATTCCGCGTACGATCTCGATCTTCACGATTGCGGCGTTCATCGCGTTCGGTGTCGGTCCGGTCGCACGCCGCCTCGAGAAGCACATGCCCAAACCGTTAGCGATCGCCGCGGTGTTCGCGGTGTTGTTTCTTGCGATCGCCGTCGCGATGTTGTTCGTGGTGCCGCTGACGATCGATCAAGTGCAGCTGCTGGCGACCAACCTTCCTAGTTACGCGACTGCGGCGCAAAGCTTTATCGGCGGCGCGCAGCACTCATTGTCCGAGCACTTCCCGCAGCTGCAGCTTCCCCAAGCCAACCTCAGCGTCTCGTCGTTCACCGGGACCAAGCTGACCGGATTCGTCGCCGCGGCGCTTGCTTCGCTGGGAACCATCGCGATCAACACCGCCGCCGGACTGTTCGTCGCCTTTTCGGCGATCATTCTGTCGTTTTTCTTCCTGCTCAACGACTCGCAGATCGTCGAGTGGTTCGCCGGGATGTTTCCGCCCAACAAGCGCGAGACGGCGCGTAAGCTTTCGGCCGAAGTAACGCAGCTGTTCGGCAACTATATCGCGGGTCAGATCGCGGTGAGCGCGATCACCGGTTTCGTGATCGCGGTAGCGAGCGCGGCGATCGGCTTTAAATTCTCGCTGATTCTGGGCATCATCTCGGCGGTCGCATACGCGATCCCGATCATCGGCATGCTGATCGCGGAAATCGTCGCCGTTCCCATGTGTTTGCCGCAAGGCGTATGGATGGTGCTCTGGGTGCAAGTGATCATGTTCGGAATGGCGCGCATCAGCGATAACGTGCTGGTTCCGAAGATCATGGGCCAATCCGTCGGCGTCTCGCCGATCGGCGCGATGTTCGCAGTGTTCGCCGGGGGCGAGCTGTTCGGGATCCCGGGGTTGATTCTCGGGATCCCGGTCGCTGCGTTAATAAAGATCCTATGGCGCTATTTCATGGCGCCGTGGCTGCACGCGCAGCTGGATCGAAACTAA